In the genome of Archangium lipolyticum, the window CGGGGCTGGACATCGGCGAGCTGTCGAGGCTGCCGCTGAAGCGGGTGGCGGACATCTTGAGGCCGGCGACGGACGGGACGGCCCCCGGGGCGGCGAAGCTGGCGCGGGAGCACCCGGAGAAGGCGCTGGTGGCCGAGCGGATCGCGAAGGACCTGCTGGCGCGGATCCAGGTGCTGACGGAGCTGGGGCTGGGGTACCTGTCGCTGGAGCGCAGCACGCCGACGCTCTCGCCCGGGGAGCTCCAGCGGTTGCGGCTGGCCACGCAGGTGCGCTCGAACCTGTTCGGCGTGGTGTACGTGCTCGATGAACCGTCTGCGGGACTGCATCCAGCGGATACCGAGGCGCTGCTGAAGGCGCTCGACCAGCTGAAGGGCTCGGGGAACTCGCTGTTCGTGGTGGAGCACGAGGTGGACGTCATCCGGCACGCGGACTGGGTGGTCGACGTGGGACCGGCCGCGGGCGAGAAGGGCGGGCAGGTCCTCTACAGTGGTCCGCTGGAAGGGCTCGAAGCGGTGGAGGCGTCGCAGACGCGGCGCTACCTCTTCGGGGCCGGGGAGACCGTGCCACGCCGCACACCGCGCTCACCGAAGGGGTGGCTGCGGCTCGAGGGCGTCACCCGCAACAACCTGAACGGCCTGGATGTTGGATTCCCACTGGGCGTCTTCACCACGGTGACGGGCGTCTCCGGCTCGGGGAAGTCGAGCCTGGTGAGCCAGGTGCTGGTGGAGCTGGTGGCCGAGCAGCTCGGGCAGCAGGTTGCCGAGGACGAGGAGGAGGGTGAGGAGCTGGAGCGCACCGTGGTGCTGACCACGGGAGGCCGGATCACCGAGGGGATGGAGGGCATCAAGCGGCTGGTGCGAGTGGATCAGAAGCCGATCGGACGGACGCCGAGGTCCAACCTGGCGACGTACACGGGGCTGTTCGACAGCGTGCGCAAGCTCTTCGCGGGGACGAAGGCGGCACGGGCCCGTCACTACGACGTCGGGCGCTTCTCGTTCAACGTGGCGAAGGGGCGTTGCGAGACGTGCGAGGGCGAGGGCTTCGTGAGCGTCGAGCTGCTCTTCCTGCCGAGCGTCTATGCGCCGTGCCCGACGTGTCACGGTGCGCGCTACAACGCGAAGACGCTGGAGATTCAATACCGGGGGAAGAACATCGCCGAGGTGCTGGGGATGACGGTGGACGCGGCCCACGAGTTCTTCGCCGAGGATCCACAGGTGTTGCGCTCGCTGAGCGTCCTGCGGGAGGTGGGCCTGGGTTACTTGAGGCTGGGCCAGCCGGCGACGGAGCTTTCGGGCGGAGAGGCGCAGCGGATCAAGCTCGCGACGGAGCTGCAAAGGGTGCAGCGAGGCAACACGCTCTACATCCTGGACGAGCCCACGACGGGATTGCATCCAGCGGATGTGGACAAGCTGATGGCGCAGCTGGATGGGCTGGTGGAGTCGGGCAACACCGTCATCCTGGTGGAGCACGACATGCGAGTCATCGCGGCGAGCGACTGGGTCATCGACATGGGCCCGGGAGCGGGTGATGAGGGAGGCCGGGTGGTGGCGTCTGGAACGCCCGCGGAGGTCGCCACCGCGTCAGCGAGCCGCACGGCGCCATTCCTGGCGCGTGTCGTGGGTTGAGTTTCCCGCACGGAGGCCAGTGGAGTGGGGGGCTGCCGGTGATGGAGTTCTTGACCCATCAGAGGGCGTGTGGTCCGGTCCTGACGCCGCGTCACTCTGCGTGGCGCTCGGGTGCGGGACCGGACGATGAACACGCTGACGAAGTTCTCGATCAAGAAGTTCAGGAACGTTGCTCCGACGACCCTCGAGTTCCGCCCAGGCCTCAATGTGCTCCTCGGCAAGAACGCGGCCGGAAAGACGACCCTTCTTCGCTTGTTGTCTACCGCGGTGGGCGCTCGAAGCGAAGCTCTCGATGAGGATGTGCTTGATGTGAGTTACCGCGTCTCCGGCGGGTCGCTCGACTTCGAGCACACGATCAAGAGAGTGCGGGGCAAGGAGCCGGCCCTTTCTCTCGACCCGGATCGACCTGTCAGGGAAGAGCTCACCAGCATCCAGCAGACCGACTCATTCGTCTTCGAGAAGGATGGCGGGGTCGTCATGAACGCCGAGGTGTTCCCGAACGAAGTCCTGCTCGACAGGGCAGGCAAGCGGAGTCGTATGGAGCTGCGGTCTCGGAGGGCACCTTTTGCCGCGCTCTATATGGCGCTGGTGACGGATGAAAGGGACTCCGCGTTGACGCAGCTGGCGAACGCGGCTTTTTCAGCGCAAATCAAGAGCGCGGGCCGCATGGATGAAAGCCTCGAGCGATTCAACACGTTGCTCGGCTTGGATGTGAGAAGGGAAGAGTCTTCCGCGGGTAATCGCTCTACGTGGAATCTCGTGGCAACTCCGCGATCGATTCTCAAGACGTTGAACTCGATCTTCTCGAAGATGACACTCGAGGAAACATCGACGACGTTTCAACTGGAATTTCTCGAACGGGCTGCGCGCGTGCTCGGTTATGACTCCGCGAATGCGCGCTTCGATGTCGAGCGGCTCAGTCCAGAGCCGAGCCGGCGAATCGTACGCTTGAGCAATCTCCGGTTCTTCTTCAAACGGCCAGGCGAAGAGGTCTCACATGACCTGCTCAGCTACGGTCAAAAGCGATTGCTCGCTTTCTTCGCCCACGCGGACGCATCGGAAGATCTGATCATCGCGGACGAGCTCGTCAACGGCCTTCATCACGAGTGGATCCGGGCGTGTCTGGATGAAATTGGTGGACGGCAGGCTTTCTTGACGAGCCAGAACCCACTGTTGCTCGATTTCTTGCGGTTCGACAGCGTTGATGAGGTCCGTCGTACGTTCATTCTTTGCGAGCGCACCAGCGGTGATGCCGGTGCACAGCTCGTCTGGCGCAATCCCACTCTGGACGAAGCCGAGTCTTTCTTCCTGGCGTATCAGACAGGGATTCAGCGTGTCTCGG includes:
- a CDS encoding AAA family ATPase — protein: MNTLTKFSIKKFRNVAPTTLEFRPGLNVLLGKNAAGKTTLLRLLSTAVGARSEALDEDVLDVSYRVSGGSLDFEHTIKRVRGKEPALSLDPDRPVREELTSIQQTDSFVFEKDGGVVMNAEVFPNEVLLDRAGKRSRMELRSRRAPFAALYMALVTDERDSALTQLANAAFSAQIKSAGRMDESLERFNTLLGLDVRREESSAGNRSTWNLVATPRSILKTLNSIFSKMTLEETSTTFQLEFLERAARVLGYDSANARFDVERLSPEPSRRIVRLSNLRFFFKRPGEEVSHDLLSYGQKRLLAFFAHADASEDLIIADELVNGLHHEWIRACLDEIGGRQAFLTSQNPLLLDFLRFDSVDEVRRTFILCERTSGDAGAQLVWRNPTLDEAESFFLAYQTGIQRVSDILLTNGLW
- the uvrA gene encoding excinuclease ABC subunit UvrA, with translation MRRLRGHPSPETSGDTRTGFVRVRGAREHNLKNVDVEIPRDALVVFTGVSGSGKSSLAFGTLYAEAQRRYFESVAPYARRLIDQAGVPEVDSIDGLPPAVALQQHRGAPTTRSSVGSVTTIANSLRLLYSRAGTYPPNQPHLDSDAFSPNTPAGACPNCHGLGRVYEVTERSMVPDDSLTIRERAVAAWPPAWHGQNLRDILVTLGYDVDRPWRELPQKDREWILFTEEQPTVPVYAGFTPAETRRALKRKEPPSYMGTFTSARKYVLQTFATTQSALMKKRVSQYMVSGECRLCQGKRLRRESLSVTFAGLDIGELSRLPLKRVADILRPATDGTAPGAAKLAREHPEKALVAERIAKDLLARIQVLTELGLGYLSLERSTPTLSPGELQRLRLATQVRSNLFGVVYVLDEPSAGLHPADTEALLKALDQLKGSGNSLFVVEHEVDVIRHADWVVDVGPAAGEKGGQVLYSGPLEGLEAVEASQTRRYLFGAGETVPRRTPRSPKGWLRLEGVTRNNLNGLDVGFPLGVFTTVTGVSGSGKSSLVSQVLVELVAEQLGQQVAEDEEEGEELERTVVLTTGGRITEGMEGIKRLVRVDQKPIGRTPRSNLATYTGLFDSVRKLFAGTKAARARHYDVGRFSFNVAKGRCETCEGEGFVSVELLFLPSVYAPCPTCHGARYNAKTLEIQYRGKNIAEVLGMTVDAAHEFFAEDPQVLRSLSVLREVGLGYLRLGQPATELSGGEAQRIKLATELQRVQRGNTLYILDEPTTGLHPADVDKLMAQLDGLVESGNTVILVEHDMRVIAASDWVIDMGPGAGDEGGRVVASGTPAEVATASASRTAPFLARVVG